The following proteins are encoded in a genomic region of Arachis ipaensis cultivar K30076 chromosome B02, Araip1.1, whole genome shotgun sequence:
- the LOC107628060 gene encoding uncharacterized protein LOC107628060, protein MTLLLSMVFLRGDAALALHYANVIELIEKIVSSPHLIDDHTRDDLYSKLPTTIRTDLREKLKWYAKRKHDPSIAAEWSVAMTQILGWLAPLAHSMIRWHEVRNFEKEHTTSEASVLLVQTLYFANQAKTEAAIVELLVGLSYVCRINREAQIREARQPEFSRSRSFNRAQLRNHDFCYEI, encoded by the exons ATGACTCTCCTATTGTCCATGGTGTTTCTAAGAG GTGATGCAGCTTTAGCCCTGCATTATGCAAATGTGATTGAATTGATAGAGAAAATAGTGTCATCGCCGCATCTTATTGATGATCATACTAGAGATGACTTGTACAGCAAGTTACCAACTACAATAAGGACTGATCTGAGGGAAAAGCTTAAATGGTATGCAAAACGCAAGCATGATCCGAGCATTGCAGCCGAATGGAGCGTGGCGATGACACAGATTCTTGGATGGTTGGCGCCGCTTGCTCACAGCATGATAAGGTGGCATGAAGTGAGGAACTTTGAGAAGGAACACACTACTTCAGAAGCAAGTGTTTTGCTTGTTCAAACACTTTACTTTGCAAACCAAGCAAAAACTGAAGCTGCAATTGTTGAGCTCCTTGTTGGTCTAAGCTATGTTTGCCGGATTAACAGAGAAGCTCAAATCCGAGAGGCACGGCAGCCGGAATTCTCTAGATCAAGGTCTTTCAATCGTGCTCAATTGAGAAATCATGATTTCTGCTATGAGATTTAA
- the LOC107626420 gene encoding probable 3-deoxy-D-manno-octulosonic acid transferase, mitochondrial isoform X1: protein MAYSTKKGLLVYNVYRTLTYALSPLIRLHLRWRISRGLDHRCRWPERLGRPSLPRRPGPLVWFHAVSLGEGMAAVPVIRECVRKMPNVNVLMTITTMSAFEVLRNWLPSEIIFQFSPLDTPGSIDSFLRYWKPKAIILMESELWPNLIMHASQNGITLALLNARMSEKSFEVWSRPVLLPLISLMLSKFSLIAPLSTEQGIRFQLLQAPPAIISFSGDLKYVIEDFGVNGRGGKSIDDLRLQLAHKQVWMASSIHRGEEEIILGVHTTLMQLQPNILIIIVPRHPQHGREIAKKLEKEGQNVILRSQHKKLKPETNIYVVDTLGELRHLYMLTPIAVIGGSFLPGSTGHNISEAASAGCAVLTGCHIGHFSHMVLEMQRLNPLSVLQVSGKMELEKTLIQLFTNATLLEAHRKAAKEAFSRLSSDIVTNVWNLLNSRIFSKFSAEETKII from the exons ATGGCGTATTCAACGAAGAAGGGTTTGCTAGTGTACAACGTATATAGAACCTTAACCTACGCTCTCTCGCCGCTGATTCGGCTCCACTTGAGGTGGCGCATTTCCCGAGGCCTCGACCACCGTTGCCGGTGGCCGGAGCGACTCGGTCGCCCCTCCCTACCCCGGCGACCGGGACCTCTGGTGTGGTTTCACGCTGTGTCATTAGGAGAAGGAATGGCGGCGGTTCCAGTGATCAGAGAGTGCGTTCGGAAGATGCCGAACGTGAACGTGTTGATGACAATCACTACTATGTCTGCGTT TGAAGTATTAAGGAACTGGCTGCCAAGTGAAATCATTTTTCAG TTTTCTCCACTTGATACACCTGGTTCCATTGATTCATTCCTTCGTTACTGGAAACCAAAAGCTATTATACTGATGGAAAGTGAACTCTGGCCAAATCTTATCATGCATGCTTCCCAAAATGGT ATAACACTGGCATTGTTAAATGCTCGGATGTCTGAAAAGTCCTTTGAAGTTTGGTCAAGACCAGTGCTTCTACCCCTAATTTCATTGATGTTATCCAAATTTTCCTTGATTGCTCCATTG AGTACAGAGCAGGGCATCCGGTTCCAGCTACTGCAAGCTCCTCCTGCTATCATAAGCTTTTCTGGTGATTTAAAGTACG TAATAGAAGATTTTGGAGTCAATGGAAGAGGGGGGAAAAGTATAGATGATCTGAGATTACAGCTTGCTCACAAACAGGTTTGGATGGCTTCTTCCATTCATAGGGGAGAAGAAGAAA TAATATTAGGAGTTCACACTACCCTTATGCAACTGCAACCTAATATATTGATTATTATCGTCCCGCGTCATCCACAGCATGGGCGTGAGATTGCCAAA AAACTGGAGAAGGAAGGACAAAATGTAATTTTGAGGTCCCAACATAAGAAGCTTAAGCCAGAAACAAACATATATGTGGTGGACACTCTGG GCGAATTAAGACACTTGTATATGTTAACACCAATCGCTGTGATTGGGGGTTCATTCCTCCCTGGTTCAACTGGCCATAATATCTCGGAAGCTGCTTCGGCTGGATGTGCTGTTTTGACAG GTTGTCACATTGGACATTTCTCACACATGGTGCTGGAAATGCAACGATTGAATCCATTGTCAGTCCTTCAG GTCTCTGGAAAAATGGAGCTTGAAAAAACTCTCATTCAGCTCTTCACAAATGCAACACTATTGGAAGCACATCGCAAAGCTGCAAAGGAAGCATTTTCTCGTTTGTCCAGTGACATTGTCACAAACGTATGGAATTTGCTAAATTCTCGGATCTTTAGTAAATTTTCTGCAGAGGAAactaaaattatatga
- the LOC107626420 gene encoding probable 3-deoxy-D-manno-octulosonic acid transferase, mitochondrial isoform X5, protein MAYSTKKGLLVYNVYRTLTYALSPLIRLHLRWRISRGLDHRCRWPERLGRPSLPRRPGPLVWFHAVSLGEGMAAVPVIRECVRKMPNVNVLMTITTMSAFEVLRNWLPSEIIFQFSPLDTPGSIDSFLRYWKPKAIILMESELWPNLIMHASQNGITLALLNARMSEKSFEVWSRPVLLPLISLMLSKFSLIAPLSTEQGIRFQLLQAPPAIISFSGDLKYVIEDFGVNGRGGKSIDDLRLQLAHKQVWMASSIHRGEEEIILGVHTTLMQLQPNILIIIVPRHPQHGREIAKKLEKEGQNVILRSQHKKLKPETNIYVVDTLVIHHIYS, encoded by the exons ATGGCGTATTCAACGAAGAAGGGTTTGCTAGTGTACAACGTATATAGAACCTTAACCTACGCTCTCTCGCCGCTGATTCGGCTCCACTTGAGGTGGCGCATTTCCCGAGGCCTCGACCACCGTTGCCGGTGGCCGGAGCGACTCGGTCGCCCCTCCCTACCCCGGCGACCGGGACCTCTGGTGTGGTTTCACGCTGTGTCATTAGGAGAAGGAATGGCGGCGGTTCCAGTGATCAGAGAGTGCGTTCGGAAGATGCCGAACGTGAACGTGTTGATGACAATCACTACTATGTCTGCGTT TGAAGTATTAAGGAACTGGCTGCCAAGTGAAATCATTTTTCAG TTTTCTCCACTTGATACACCTGGTTCCATTGATTCATTCCTTCGTTACTGGAAACCAAAAGCTATTATACTGATGGAAAGTGAACTCTGGCCAAATCTTATCATGCATGCTTCCCAAAATGGT ATAACACTGGCATTGTTAAATGCTCGGATGTCTGAAAAGTCCTTTGAAGTTTGGTCAAGACCAGTGCTTCTACCCCTAATTTCATTGATGTTATCCAAATTTTCCTTGATTGCTCCATTG AGTACAGAGCAGGGCATCCGGTTCCAGCTACTGCAAGCTCCTCCTGCTATCATAAGCTTTTCTGGTGATTTAAAGTACG TAATAGAAGATTTTGGAGTCAATGGAAGAGGGGGGAAAAGTATAGATGATCTGAGATTACAGCTTGCTCACAAACAGGTTTGGATGGCTTCTTCCATTCATAGGGGAGAAGAAGAAA TAATATTAGGAGTTCACACTACCCTTATGCAACTGCAACCTAATATATTGATTATTATCGTCCCGCGTCATCCACAGCATGGGCGTGAGATTGCCAAA AAACTGGAGAAGGAAGGACAAAATGTAATTTTGAGGTCCCAACATAAGAAGCTTAAGCCAGAAACAAACATATATGTGGTGGACACTCTGG TCATCCATCACATATATTCTTGA
- the LOC107626420 gene encoding probable 3-deoxy-D-manno-octulosonic acid transferase, mitochondrial isoform X4: MAYSTKKGLLVYNVYRTLTYALSPLIRLHLRWRISRGLDHRCRWPERLGRPSLPRRPGPLVWFHAVSLGEGMAAVPVIRECVRKMPNVNVLMTITTMSAFEVLRNWLPSEIIFQFSPLDTPGSIDSFLRYWKPKAIILMESELWPNLIMHASQNGITLALLNARMSEKSFEVWSRPVLLPLISLMLSKFSLIAPLSTEQGIRFQLLQAPPAIISFSGDLKYVIEDFGVNGRGGKSIDDLRLQLAHKQKLEKEGQNVILRSQHKKLKPETNIYVVDTLGELRHLYMLTPIAVIGGSFLPGSTGHNISEAASAGCAVLTGCHIGHFSHMVLEMQRLNPLSVLQVSGKMELEKTLIQLFTNATLLEAHRKAAKEAFSRLSSDIVTNVWNLLNSRIFSKFSAEETKII, encoded by the exons ATGGCGTATTCAACGAAGAAGGGTTTGCTAGTGTACAACGTATATAGAACCTTAACCTACGCTCTCTCGCCGCTGATTCGGCTCCACTTGAGGTGGCGCATTTCCCGAGGCCTCGACCACCGTTGCCGGTGGCCGGAGCGACTCGGTCGCCCCTCCCTACCCCGGCGACCGGGACCTCTGGTGTGGTTTCACGCTGTGTCATTAGGAGAAGGAATGGCGGCGGTTCCAGTGATCAGAGAGTGCGTTCGGAAGATGCCGAACGTGAACGTGTTGATGACAATCACTACTATGTCTGCGTT TGAAGTATTAAGGAACTGGCTGCCAAGTGAAATCATTTTTCAG TTTTCTCCACTTGATACACCTGGTTCCATTGATTCATTCCTTCGTTACTGGAAACCAAAAGCTATTATACTGATGGAAAGTGAACTCTGGCCAAATCTTATCATGCATGCTTCCCAAAATGGT ATAACACTGGCATTGTTAAATGCTCGGATGTCTGAAAAGTCCTTTGAAGTTTGGTCAAGACCAGTGCTTCTACCCCTAATTTCATTGATGTTATCCAAATTTTCCTTGATTGCTCCATTG AGTACAGAGCAGGGCATCCGGTTCCAGCTACTGCAAGCTCCTCCTGCTATCATAAGCTTTTCTGGTGATTTAAAGTACG TAATAGAAGATTTTGGAGTCAATGGAAGAGGGGGGAAAAGTATAGATGATCTGAGATTACAGCTTGCTCACAAACAG AAACTGGAGAAGGAAGGACAAAATGTAATTTTGAGGTCCCAACATAAGAAGCTTAAGCCAGAAACAAACATATATGTGGTGGACACTCTGG GCGAATTAAGACACTTGTATATGTTAACACCAATCGCTGTGATTGGGGGTTCATTCCTCCCTGGTTCAACTGGCCATAATATCTCGGAAGCTGCTTCGGCTGGATGTGCTGTTTTGACAG GTTGTCACATTGGACATTTCTCACACATGGTGCTGGAAATGCAACGATTGAATCCATTGTCAGTCCTTCAG GTCTCTGGAAAAATGGAGCTTGAAAAAACTCTCATTCAGCTCTTCACAAATGCAACACTATTGGAAGCACATCGCAAAGCTGCAAAGGAAGCATTTTCTCGTTTGTCCAGTGACATTGTCACAAACGTATGGAATTTGCTAAATTCTCGGATCTTTAGTAAATTTTCTGCAGAGGAAactaaaattatatga
- the LOC107626420 gene encoding probable 3-deoxy-D-manno-octulosonic acid transferase, mitochondrial isoform X3: MAYSTKKGLLVYNVYRTLTYALSPLIRLHLRWRISRGLDHRCRWPERLGRPSLPRRPGPLVWFHAVSLGEGMAAVPVIRECVRKMPNVNVLMTITTMSAFEVLRNWLPSEIIFQFSPLDTPGSIDSFLRYWKPKAIILMESELWPNLIMHASQNGITLALLNARMSEKSFEVWSRPVLLPLISLMLSKFSLIAPLSTEQGIRFQLLQAPPAIISFSGDLKYVIEDFGVNGRGGKSIDDLRLQLAHKQVWMASSIHRGEEEIILGVHTTLMQLQPNILIIIVPRHPQHGREIAKKLEKEGQNVILRSQHKKLKPETNIYVVDTLGELRHLYMLTPIAVIGGSFLPGSTGHNISEAASAGCAVLTGCHIGHFSHMVLEMQRLNPLSVLQVSGKMELEKTLIQLFTNATLLEAHRKAAKEAFSRLSSDIVTNV, from the exons ATGGCGTATTCAACGAAGAAGGGTTTGCTAGTGTACAACGTATATAGAACCTTAACCTACGCTCTCTCGCCGCTGATTCGGCTCCACTTGAGGTGGCGCATTTCCCGAGGCCTCGACCACCGTTGCCGGTGGCCGGAGCGACTCGGTCGCCCCTCCCTACCCCGGCGACCGGGACCTCTGGTGTGGTTTCACGCTGTGTCATTAGGAGAAGGAATGGCGGCGGTTCCAGTGATCAGAGAGTGCGTTCGGAAGATGCCGAACGTGAACGTGTTGATGACAATCACTACTATGTCTGCGTT TGAAGTATTAAGGAACTGGCTGCCAAGTGAAATCATTTTTCAG TTTTCTCCACTTGATACACCTGGTTCCATTGATTCATTCCTTCGTTACTGGAAACCAAAAGCTATTATACTGATGGAAAGTGAACTCTGGCCAAATCTTATCATGCATGCTTCCCAAAATGGT ATAACACTGGCATTGTTAAATGCTCGGATGTCTGAAAAGTCCTTTGAAGTTTGGTCAAGACCAGTGCTTCTACCCCTAATTTCATTGATGTTATCCAAATTTTCCTTGATTGCTCCATTG AGTACAGAGCAGGGCATCCGGTTCCAGCTACTGCAAGCTCCTCCTGCTATCATAAGCTTTTCTGGTGATTTAAAGTACG TAATAGAAGATTTTGGAGTCAATGGAAGAGGGGGGAAAAGTATAGATGATCTGAGATTACAGCTTGCTCACAAACAGGTTTGGATGGCTTCTTCCATTCATAGGGGAGAAGAAGAAA TAATATTAGGAGTTCACACTACCCTTATGCAACTGCAACCTAATATATTGATTATTATCGTCCCGCGTCATCCACAGCATGGGCGTGAGATTGCCAAA AAACTGGAGAAGGAAGGACAAAATGTAATTTTGAGGTCCCAACATAAGAAGCTTAAGCCAGAAACAAACATATATGTGGTGGACACTCTGG GCGAATTAAGACACTTGTATATGTTAACACCAATCGCTGTGATTGGGGGTTCATTCCTCCCTGGTTCAACTGGCCATAATATCTCGGAAGCTGCTTCGGCTGGATGTGCTGTTTTGACAG GTTGTCACATTGGACATTTCTCACACATGGTGCTGGAAATGCAACGATTGAATCCATTGTCAGTCCTTCAG GTCTCTGGAAAAATGGAGCTTGAAAAAACTCTCATTCAGCTCTTCACAAATGCAACACTATTGGAAGCACATCGCAAAGCTGCAAAGGAAGCATTTTCTCGTTTGTCCAGTGACATTGTCACAAAC GTGTAA
- the LOC107626420 gene encoding probable 3-deoxy-D-manno-octulosonic acid transferase, mitochondrial isoform X6 — protein MAYSTKKGLLVYNVYRTLTYALSPLIRLHLRWRISRGLDHRCRWPERLGRPSLPRRPGPLVWFHAVSLGEGMAAVPVIRECVRKMPNVNVLMTITTMSAFEVLRNWLPSEIIFQFSPLDTPGSIDSFLRYWKPKAIILMESELWPNLIMHASQNGITLALLNARMSEKSFEVWSRPVLLPLISLMLSKFSLIAPLSTEQGIRFQLLQAPPAIISFSGDLKYVIEDFGVNGRGGKSIDDLRLQLAHKQVWMASSIHRGEEEIILGVHTTLMQLQPNILIIIVPRHPQHGREIAKKLEKEGQNVILRSQHKKLKPETNIYVVDTLG, from the exons ATGGCGTATTCAACGAAGAAGGGTTTGCTAGTGTACAACGTATATAGAACCTTAACCTACGCTCTCTCGCCGCTGATTCGGCTCCACTTGAGGTGGCGCATTTCCCGAGGCCTCGACCACCGTTGCCGGTGGCCGGAGCGACTCGGTCGCCCCTCCCTACCCCGGCGACCGGGACCTCTGGTGTGGTTTCACGCTGTGTCATTAGGAGAAGGAATGGCGGCGGTTCCAGTGATCAGAGAGTGCGTTCGGAAGATGCCGAACGTGAACGTGTTGATGACAATCACTACTATGTCTGCGTT TGAAGTATTAAGGAACTGGCTGCCAAGTGAAATCATTTTTCAG TTTTCTCCACTTGATACACCTGGTTCCATTGATTCATTCCTTCGTTACTGGAAACCAAAAGCTATTATACTGATGGAAAGTGAACTCTGGCCAAATCTTATCATGCATGCTTCCCAAAATGGT ATAACACTGGCATTGTTAAATGCTCGGATGTCTGAAAAGTCCTTTGAAGTTTGGTCAAGACCAGTGCTTCTACCCCTAATTTCATTGATGTTATCCAAATTTTCCTTGATTGCTCCATTG AGTACAGAGCAGGGCATCCGGTTCCAGCTACTGCAAGCTCCTCCTGCTATCATAAGCTTTTCTGGTGATTTAAAGTACG TAATAGAAGATTTTGGAGTCAATGGAAGAGGGGGGAAAAGTATAGATGATCTGAGATTACAGCTTGCTCACAAACAGGTTTGGATGGCTTCTTCCATTCATAGGGGAGAAGAAGAAA TAATATTAGGAGTTCACACTACCCTTATGCAACTGCAACCTAATATATTGATTATTATCGTCCCGCGTCATCCACAGCATGGGCGTGAGATTGCCAAA AAACTGGAGAAGGAAGGACAAAATGTAATTTTGAGGTCCCAACATAAGAAGCTTAAGCCAGAAACAAACATATATGTGGTGGACACTCTGG GATAG
- the LOC107626420 gene encoding probable 3-deoxy-D-manno-octulosonic acid transferase, mitochondrial isoform X2 has translation MAYSTKKGLLVYNVYRTLTYALSPLIRLHLRWRISRGLDHRCRWPERLGRPSLPRRPGPLVWFHAVSLGEGMAAVPVIRECVRKMPNVNVLMTITTMSAFEVLRNWLPSEIIFQFSPLDTPGSIDSFLRYWKPKAIILMESELWPNLIMHASQNGITLALLNARMSEKSFEVWSRPVLLPLISLMLSKFSLIAPLSTEQGIRFQLLQAPPAIISFSGDLKYVIEDFGVNGRGGKSIDDLRLQLAHKQVWMASSIHRGEEEIILGVHTTLMQLQPNILIIIVPRHPQHGREIAKKLEKEGQNVILRSQHKKLKPETNIYVVDTLGELRHLYMLTPIAVIGGSFLPGSTGHNISEAASAGCAVLTGCHIGHFSHMVLEMQRLNPLSVLQVSGKMELEKTLIQLFTNATLLEAHRKAAKEAFSRLSSDIVTNTVLNGGFIQEKS, from the exons ATGGCGTATTCAACGAAGAAGGGTTTGCTAGTGTACAACGTATATAGAACCTTAACCTACGCTCTCTCGCCGCTGATTCGGCTCCACTTGAGGTGGCGCATTTCCCGAGGCCTCGACCACCGTTGCCGGTGGCCGGAGCGACTCGGTCGCCCCTCCCTACCCCGGCGACCGGGACCTCTGGTGTGGTTTCACGCTGTGTCATTAGGAGAAGGAATGGCGGCGGTTCCAGTGATCAGAGAGTGCGTTCGGAAGATGCCGAACGTGAACGTGTTGATGACAATCACTACTATGTCTGCGTT TGAAGTATTAAGGAACTGGCTGCCAAGTGAAATCATTTTTCAG TTTTCTCCACTTGATACACCTGGTTCCATTGATTCATTCCTTCGTTACTGGAAACCAAAAGCTATTATACTGATGGAAAGTGAACTCTGGCCAAATCTTATCATGCATGCTTCCCAAAATGGT ATAACACTGGCATTGTTAAATGCTCGGATGTCTGAAAAGTCCTTTGAAGTTTGGTCAAGACCAGTGCTTCTACCCCTAATTTCATTGATGTTATCCAAATTTTCCTTGATTGCTCCATTG AGTACAGAGCAGGGCATCCGGTTCCAGCTACTGCAAGCTCCTCCTGCTATCATAAGCTTTTCTGGTGATTTAAAGTACG TAATAGAAGATTTTGGAGTCAATGGAAGAGGGGGGAAAAGTATAGATGATCTGAGATTACAGCTTGCTCACAAACAGGTTTGGATGGCTTCTTCCATTCATAGGGGAGAAGAAGAAA TAATATTAGGAGTTCACACTACCCTTATGCAACTGCAACCTAATATATTGATTATTATCGTCCCGCGTCATCCACAGCATGGGCGTGAGATTGCCAAA AAACTGGAGAAGGAAGGACAAAATGTAATTTTGAGGTCCCAACATAAGAAGCTTAAGCCAGAAACAAACATATATGTGGTGGACACTCTGG GCGAATTAAGACACTTGTATATGTTAACACCAATCGCTGTGATTGGGGGTTCATTCCTCCCTGGTTCAACTGGCCATAATATCTCGGAAGCTGCTTCGGCTGGATGTGCTGTTTTGACAG GTTGTCACATTGGACATTTCTCACACATGGTGCTGGAAATGCAACGATTGAATCCATTGTCAGTCCTTCAG GTCTCTGGAAAAATGGAGCTTGAAAAAACTCTCATTCAGCTCTTCACAAATGCAACACTATTGGAAGCACATCGCAAAGCTGCAAAGGAAGCATTTTCTCGTTTGTCCAGTGACATTGTCACAAAC ACTGTCCTCAATGGAGGCTTCATTCAAGAAAAAAGTTAA
- the LOC107626421 gene encoding leucine-rich repeat receptor-like protein kinase PXC1: MNKLLFFTIITTIIIVLTPQQALSHHNDTHALTLFRLQADIHGHLLPNWTGADACSSAAPWRGVSCSPNNRVTTLSLPSLNLRGPLTPLSFLTHLRFLDLHDNRLNGTIAPLISNCTNLILLYLSGNDLSGEIPPEISSVTGLLRLDLSGNNIGGKVPKELLNLTKLLTLRLQDNVLSGFIPDFSSSMENLSELNMTNNELYGKLPDQMLKKFGAESFYGNEGLCGASPLPVCSFANENSPPNYGGEDGHDDDLGQTVPSNPSSMPQTSEVARPGTPHHHHKGLSPGAIVAIVLANCVALVVVTSFLVAQCCGRERGSNSGSYVGSESGKRKSSGSSTSGGYGSEKNKNKNRNKNKKVYANGVVVNGGGDSDGTSGSDGSKLVFFDRRNQFELEDLLRASAEMLGKGSLGTVYRAVLDDGCTVAVKRLKDTNPCVRHEFEQYMEVIGRLKHPNIVRLRAYYYAKEEKLLVYDYLPNGSLHALLHGNRGPGRIPLDWTTRISLVLGAARGLARIHAEYSSAKVPHGNVKSSNVLLDKNGVACISDFGLSLLLNPVHAIARLGGYRAPEQAEQKRLSQQADVYSFGVLLLEVLTGRAPSSAYPSPARPRGGPDDEEELALDLPKWVRSVVKEEWTGEVFDQELLRYKNIEEELVSMLHVGLACVALQPEKRPTMAEVAKMIEEIRVEQSPLGEDYDESRNSLSPSIPTTEDGLA, translated from the exons ATGAACAAGCTCTTGTTCTTCACCATCATCACCACCATTATTATTGTTCTTACACCACAACAAGCATTGAGCCACCACAATGACACACATGCACTCACCCTCTTCCGCCTCCAAGCCGACATCCACGGCCACCTCCTCCCTAACTGGACCGGCGCCGACGCCTGCTCCTCGGCCGCGCCATGGCGCGGAGTTTCTTGCTCCCCAAACAACCGTGTCACCACACTCTCCCTACCTTCCCTTAACCTTAGAGGACCCTTAACACCTCTCTCCTTCCTCACTCACCTTCGCTTCCTTGATCTTCACGACAACCGTTTAAACGGCACCATTGCACCTTTGATCTCCAATTGCACCAACCTCATCCTTCTCTATCTCTCCGGCAACGATCTCTCCGGCGAGATTCCACCGGAGATATCTTCTGTCACCGGCCTCCTCCGCCTCGACCTATCTGGCAACAACATCGGTGGCAAG gttccaaaGGAACTGTTGAATTTGACAAAGCTTCTTACTCTGAGGCTTCAAGACAATGTGCTCAGTGGCTTCATACCTGACTTCTCATCTTCCATGGAGAATCTCAGTGAGCTCAACATGACCAACAATGAGTTATATGGAAAGTTGCCTGACCAAATGCTCAAGAAGTTTGGTGCTGAAAGCTTCTATGGAAATGAGGGTCTATGTGGTGCAAGCCCACTACCTGTTTGTTCATTTGCCAATGAGAATTCTCCTCCTAATTATGGTGGTGAAGATGGTCATGATGATGATTTGGGACAAACTGTTCCTTCAAATCCAAGCTCAATGCCACAAACAAGTGAGGTTGCAAGGCCAGGAACACCACACCACCATCATAAAGGGTTAAGCCCTGGTGCCATTGTAGCCATTGTTTTGGCGAATTGTGTTGCATTGGTGGTGGTAACATCTTTTCTTGTTGCTCAATGTTGTGGAAGAGAAAGAGGGTCCAATTCTGGTTCCTATGTTGGAAGTGAGAGTGGTAAGAGGAAGAGTAGTGGAAGTAGTACTAGCGGCGGCTACGGCAGTgaaaagaacaagaacaagaacaggAACAAGAACAAGAAGGTTTATGCAAATGGTGTTGTTGTTAATGGTGGTGGTGATAGTGATGGAACTAGTGGAAGTGATGGAAGCAAGCTTGTGTTCTTTGATAGGAGGAACCAGTTTGAGCTTGAGGATCTGCTAAGAGCTTCTGCTGAGATGCTTGGGAAGGGTAGTTTGGGAACTGTGTATAGGGCAGTGCTTGATGATGGTTGCACTGTTGCAGTTAAAAGGCTTAAAGATACAAACCCTTGTGTAAGGCATGAATTTGAACAATACATGGAGGTTATAGGGAGGTTGAAGCATCCAAACATTGTTAGACTCAGAGCATATTACTATGCCAAGGAAGAGAAGCTTCTTGTCTATGATTATCTCCCCAATGGAAGCCTCCATGCTCTTCTTCATG GGAACCGTGGCCCTGGAAGAATTCCATTAGATTGGACCACAAGAATAAGCTTGGTGTTAGGAGCAGCTAGAGGCCTTGCTAGGATCCATGCAGAGTATAGTTCAGCCAAAGTGCCTCATGGAAATGTGAAATCTTCCAATGTGCTTCTTGACAAGAATGGTGTTGCTTGCATCTCAGACTTTGGTTTATCCCTTCTATTGAACCCTGTTCATGCCATTGCAAGGTTGGGAGGGTACAGAGCTCCAGAACAGGCCGAACAAAAGAGGCTGTCTCAGCAGGCTGATGTGTATAGTTTTGGTGTCTTGCTTTTGGAAGTCCTAACTGGAAGGGCTCCCTCATCGGCTTACCCTTCTCCTGCTCGCCCTCGTGGTGGCCCAGATGACGAGGAAGAACTTGCTTTGGATCTTCCTAAATGGGTTCGGTCGGTCGTGAAGGAAGAGTGGACCGGTGAAGTGTTTGATCAGGAGTTATTGAGGTACAAGAACATTGAGGAGGAGCTTGTTTCAATGCTGCATGTTGGGTTGGCTTGTGTGGCGCTGCAGCCGGAGAAGAGGCCAACGATGGCAGAAGTTGCAAAGATGATTGAAGAGATCAGGGTGGAGCAATCACCCCTTGGAGAGGACTATGATGAATCAAGGAATTCACTTTCACCTTCCATTCCCACCACTGAAGATGGTCTAGCTTAA